In a single window of the Pontibacter russatus genome:
- a CDS encoding YpdA family putative bacillithiol disulfide reductase codes for MDKPLDILIIGAGPIGLACGLEAQRTGLDYLIIDKGTLVNSIYNYPLNMTFFSTSDRLEIGGIPFVSIHPKPNRMEAMEYYRRVADSQHLKVHLFEEVQQMEPEGGIYRISTSKGEYRARHVIIAVGFYGIPNMLHIPGEDLPKVRHYYFDPHYYFRQKVVVVGANNSSADAALETWRKGADVTMVVREPTLGRIKYWTKPDLENRIKEGSIKCYFSSRLTEIREGEVDIQTPEGNITLENDFVLAMTGYQPDFSFLEKIGVMLSDDNKRYPQHDPETMETNLPGVYLAGVICGGMDTHVWFIENSREHAVKIVKHISEAGKAQPPQV; via the coding sequence TTGGACAAACCACTCGACATACTCATCATCGGCGCGGGCCCCATCGGGCTGGCTTGCGGGCTGGAGGCGCAGCGCACGGGCCTCGATTACCTCATCATCGACAAGGGCACACTGGTCAACTCCATCTACAACTACCCCCTGAACATGACCTTTTTCTCCACCTCCGACAGGCTGGAGATCGGCGGCATCCCGTTTGTCTCCATCCACCCGAAGCCAAATAGAATGGAGGCGATGGAGTACTACCGCCGCGTAGCCGACTCCCAGCACCTGAAGGTACACCTGTTTGAGGAGGTGCAACAAATGGAGCCGGAGGGAGGCATATACCGCATCAGCACCAGCAAGGGGGAGTACCGGGCGCGGCACGTCATCATTGCCGTGGGATTTTACGGCATCCCGAACATGCTGCACATCCCTGGCGAGGATCTCCCAAAAGTACGGCACTACTACTTCGACCCGCACTATTACTTCCGCCAGAAAGTGGTGGTGGTGGGTGCCAACAACTCCTCGGCGGACGCCGCCCTGGAAACCTGGCGCAAGGGGGCGGACGTGACGATGGTGGTGCGCGAGCCAACGCTGGGCCGCATCAAGTACTGGACCAAGCCTGACCTGGAGAACCGCATCAAGGAAGGCTCCATCAAGTGCTATTTCTCCTCCAGGCTCACCGAAATCCGGGAAGGGGAGGTGGATATACAGACGCCGGAAGGCAACATCACCCTTGAAAATGATTTTGTGCTGGCCATGACGGGCTACCAGCCTGACTTCAGCTTCCTTGAGAAGATAGGAGTAATGTTATCGGATGACAACAAACGCTACCCGCAGCATGACCCGGAGACAATGGAAACCAACCTGCCCGGCGTATACCTGGCGGGCGTCATCTGCGGCGGCATGGACACGCACGTCTGGTTTATCGAGAACTCGCGGGAGCATGCTGTTAAGATTGTGAAGCACATCAGCGAAGCTGGAAAAGCGCAGCCACCACAGGTTTAA
- a CDS encoding GNAT family N-acetyltransferase: MANIRITPCTTADLYTLQDIAINAYGDHYLYLWYDGGRWYIDKCFSEAALKKELEDPNAAFFLLYLGEELAGFLKLNIDKALEGGGAEESLELERIYLTKSASGKGVGRQAVAFTVDFARQRNKRLIWLKAMDSSKSVDFYEQNGFEKCGTHHLDFEAMKPEYRGMYVMQRLLEEN, from the coding sequence ATGGCCAACATCCGAATCACGCCCTGCACCACCGCCGATTTATATACCCTCCAGGACATCGCCATCAACGCCTACGGCGACCATTACCTGTACCTCTGGTACGACGGCGGCAGGTGGTATATAGACAAGTGCTTCAGCGAAGCGGCGCTCAAAAAAGAACTGGAAGACCCGAACGCCGCCTTTTTCCTGCTATACCTGGGGGAGGAACTGGCAGGCTTCCTGAAGCTGAACATAGACAAAGCCTTAGAGGGCGGCGGCGCGGAGGAGAGCCTGGAACTGGAGCGGATCTACCTCACCAAAAGCGCCTCAGGCAAAGGCGTGGGCAGGCAGGCGGTGGCGTTTACGGTGGATTTTGCGCGGCAGCGGAACAAGCGCCTCATCTGGCTGAAGGCAATGGACAGCAGCAAATCCGTGGACTTTTACGAGCAGAACGGCTTTGAGAAATGTGGAACACACCACCTCGATTTTGAGGCGATGAAGCCGGAGTACCGCGGCATGTACGTGATGCAGCGCCTGCTGGAAGAAAATTAA
- a CDS encoding fatty acid desaturase family protein has translation MKLKGKVKFVSKDKSLFFPTLRKRVDTYFTENSLPKTGSNQILAKSIILLLLYIVPFALLLAFTPALRASLVLWLVMGIGVSGVAMSVMHDANHGAFSKSKTLNYLMAHSVNLLGASAFNWKLQHNILHHTYTNVAEMDEDIDDMVFMRFSPHTHVRFYHKLQWAYAFLFYGLLTLYWVLLKDFVQFYRYVRIGVNANSKAQNRVAFAKILAFKALYFFSILVAPTLLFGIPFWEVLLGFLLMHFVSGIILSTIFQLAHTVEGTSHPLPGTSGVIENDWAIHQMNTTANFSRKSRWLSWYVGGLNFQIEHHLFPRICHVHYPAIAGIVKETAAEHGIPYLESETLAQAIRSHLSTLHRFGRLQLPNLNEVMA, from the coding sequence ATGAAGCTTAAAGGCAAAGTAAAATTCGTCAGCAAAGACAAAAGCCTGTTTTTCCCGACGCTGCGCAAGCGCGTGGACACCTACTTCACAGAAAACAGCCTGCCCAAGACGGGCAGCAACCAGATACTGGCCAAGAGCATCATCCTGCTGCTTTTATATATAGTGCCTTTTGCGCTGCTGCTTGCTTTCACGCCTGCGCTGCGAGCCAGCCTGGTGCTGTGGCTTGTGATGGGCATCGGGGTTTCGGGCGTTGCCATGAGCGTGATGCACGACGCCAACCACGGCGCCTTCTCCAAAAGCAAAACCCTGAACTACCTGATGGCGCACTCTGTGAACCTGCTGGGGGCTTCCGCCTTTAACTGGAAACTGCAGCACAATATCCTGCACCACACCTATACCAACGTGGCGGAGATGGACGAGGACATAGACGACATGGTGTTCATGCGCTTCTCGCCGCACACCCACGTTCGGTTCTACCACAAGCTGCAGTGGGCGTATGCCTTCCTGTTTTACGGCCTGCTCACGCTTTACTGGGTGCTGCTGAAAGACTTTGTGCAGTTTTACCGGTATGTCAGGATTGGCGTCAACGCAAATTCAAAGGCACAGAACAGGGTAGCCTTCGCGAAGATACTGGCGTTTAAGGCGCTGTATTTCTTCTCCATCCTGGTGGCCCCGACGCTTTTGTTCGGCATCCCCTTCTGGGAGGTGCTGCTGGGCTTCCTGCTGATGCACTTCGTGAGCGGCATCATCCTCTCCACCATATTTCAACTGGCGCACACGGTGGAGGGCACAAGCCACCCGCTGCCCGGCACAAGCGGCGTTATTGAGAACGACTGGGCGATCCACCAGATGAACACGACGGCGAATTTCTCCCGAAAGAGCAGGTGGCTCTCGTGGTACGTGGGCGGGTTGAATTTCCAGATCGAGCACCACCTTTTCCCGCGCATCTGCCACGTGCATTACCCGGCCATCGCCGGCATTGTGAAAGAAACGGCCGCCGAGCACGGCATTCCTTACCTGGAGAGCGAGACGCTGGCGCAGGCCATACGCTCGCACCTGAGCACCCTGCACCGCTTCGGAAGGCTGCAGTTGCCCAACCTGAACGAGGTAATGGCATAA
- a CDS encoding DMT family transporter — MNKQVQVHGALFLVALIYGSNYSIAKEVMPFYVGPFGLIVIRVVSAALFFGVFSRLVVKEKIVGRADNLRSVACGVTGIAINQLCFFGGLNLTAPINAALLMVISPVAVLLFSALLLRESVGWRKAAGIAVACLGALLLISQSGGESATGNMLGDLLIVLNAVSFGMYLVLVKPLMQRYKAITVVSRIFAVGAAIVVPFGWQQLLTPNYETFPISIWLAIAFMVLAVTILAYLLNTWALRYANPSLVGAYIYLQPVLAILIAITFGKDMFTLQKGLYALLIFAGVYMVSRTRQNLGKGV, encoded by the coding sequence ATGAATAAGCAAGTGCAGGTGCATGGGGCGTTGTTTCTGGTGGCGCTGATATATGGGAGCAACTACAGCATCGCCAAAGAGGTGATGCCGTTTTATGTGGGCCCGTTCGGGCTGATTGTAATCCGGGTGGTGTCGGCGGCGCTGTTTTTTGGCGTTTTTTCGAGGCTGGTGGTGAAGGAGAAGATCGTGGGGCGGGCAGACAACCTGCGCTCCGTTGCCTGCGGCGTGACGGGCATTGCCATCAACCAGCTCTGCTTTTTCGGGGGACTCAACTTAACGGCGCCCATCAACGCGGCGCTGCTAATGGTCATCAGCCCGGTGGCGGTGCTCTTGTTCTCGGCGCTACTGCTGCGGGAAAGCGTGGGCTGGCGCAAGGCAGCCGGTATCGCGGTGGCCTGCCTGGGCGCCCTGCTCCTCATCAGCCAATCGGGCGGTGAGAGCGCCACCGGCAACATGCTGGGCGATTTGCTGATTGTCCTGAATGCCGTCTCTTTCGGGATGTACCTGGTGCTGGTAAAACCGCTGATGCAGAGATACAAAGCCATCACTGTCGTCAGCCGCATATTTGCGGTAGGCGCTGCCATCGTGGTGCCCTTTGGCTGGCAGCAGTTGCTCACGCCCAACTACGAAACATTTCCCATCTCCATCTGGCTGGCCATTGCGTTCATGGTGCTGGCGGTCACTATCCTGGCGTACCTGCTCAACACATGGGCGCTGCGCTATGCCAACCCGTCGCTGGTGGGCGCCTATATATACCTGCAGCCCGTGCTCGCCATCCTCATTGCGATAACTTTCGGGAAAGACATGTTCACACTGCAAAAAGGCCTGTATGCGCTGCTGATTTTTGCCGGGGTATATATGGTGAGCCGGACCCGGCAGAACCTGGGCAAAGGAGTTTAG
- the lpdA gene encoding dihydrolipoyl dehydrogenase, with product MASKYDLVVLGSGPGGYVAAIRASQLGLKVGVVERESLGGICLNWGCIPTKALLKSANVFEYINHAADYGITVGDASVDFGAVIKRSRGVADGMSKGIQFLFRKNKIDAIMGTGKLTGKGKVEVTSADGKKETIEATSIILATGARSRELPSLPIDGKKIIGYRQAMALDKLPESMVVVGSGAIGVEFAYFYNAMGTKVTVVEYLPNIVPVEDEEVSRQLAKSFKKAGIDIMTDSEVASVDTSGKLCKVKVKSANGEQTLEAEIVLSAVGIQTNLENIGLEELGVKVDRGRVVVDEFYKTNVDGIYAIGDIVPGPALAHVASAEGIICVEKIAGHHPEPLNYGNIPGCTYCSPEIASVGLTEKAAREQGLDIKVGKFPFSASGKASAGGVKDGFVKVIFDAKYGEFLGAHMIGANVTEMIAEVVVARKLETTGHEIIKAVHPHPTMSEAIMEAAAAAYDEVIHL from the coding sequence ATGGCATCAAAATACGATCTGGTAGTGCTTGGTAGTGGTCCGGGAGGTTACGTGGCGGCTATCCGCGCCTCGCAGCTGGGCCTGAAGGTGGGTGTTGTCGAGCGCGAGTCGCTGGGCGGTATCTGCCTGAACTGGGGCTGTATCCCGACCAAGGCACTGCTAAAGAGCGCAAACGTTTTTGAATATATCAACCATGCCGCTGATTACGGCATTACAGTGGGCGACGCGTCAGTGGACTTCGGGGCGGTGATAAAGCGCAGCCGGGGCGTGGCCGACGGCATGAGCAAGGGCATCCAGTTCCTGTTCCGCAAAAACAAGATCGACGCCATCATGGGCACCGGCAAACTGACGGGCAAAGGCAAGGTAGAGGTGACCAGCGCCGACGGCAAAAAGGAGACGATAGAGGCGACCAGCATCATCCTGGCAACGGGCGCCCGCTCCCGCGAGCTGCCCAGCCTGCCCATCGACGGCAAGAAGATCATCGGCTACCGCCAGGCAATGGCCCTGGACAAGCTGCCTGAGTCGATGGTGGTGGTGGGCTCCGGGGCCATCGGGGTGGAGTTTGCCTACTTCTACAACGCCATGGGCACTAAAGTGACGGTGGTGGAGTATCTGCCGAACATTGTGCCGGTGGAGGACGAGGAAGTGTCCCGCCAACTTGCCAAGTCTTTCAAGAAGGCTGGCATCGACATCATGACCGATTCGGAGGTGGCCTCTGTAGACACCAGCGGCAAGCTTTGCAAAGTGAAGGTGAAATCGGCCAATGGCGAGCAGACGCTGGAGGCGGAGATCGTGCTTTCGGCGGTAGGCATCCAGACGAACCTCGAGAACATCGGCCTGGAGGAGCTTGGCGTAAAAGTGGACCGGGGCCGTGTGGTGGTGGACGAGTTCTACAAAACCAATGTGGATGGCATCTACGCCATCGGTGACATCGTGCCGGGTCCGGCGCTGGCGCACGTGGCCTCTGCGGAAGGCATTATCTGCGTGGAGAAAATTGCTGGCCATCACCCAGAGCCTTTGAACTACGGCAACATACCGGGCTGTACGTACTGCAGCCCGGAGATCGCGTCGGTTGGCCTGACAGAGAAAGCGGCCCGCGAGCAGGGGCTGGATATAAAGGTGGGCAAGTTCCCTTTCTCAGCCTCGGGCAAAGCCAGCGCAGGCGGCGTGAAAGACGGCTTTGTGAAAGTGATTTTTGATGCGAAGTACGGCGAGTTTCTGGGCGCGCACATGATAGGCGCCAACGTGACCGAGATGATTGCCGAGGTGGTGGTTGCCCGCAAGCTGGAGACAACCGGACACGAGATCATCAAGGCCGTACACCCGCACCCCACCATGAGCGAGGCGATTATGGAAGCCGCCGCCGCCGCATACGACGAAGTGATTCACCTGTAG
- a CDS encoding serine hydrolase domain-containing protein encodes MLYKFTFTLALCLCLSTTFAQKPNPSVLQEAKPEKAGMSADRLQRLDRVLQEYVDKNYIPGAVALIARDGKIVYYKSVGFDDAEAKTKLDRDDIFRIASQTKAITSVGVMMLYEEGKFLLDDPISKYIPAFRKPQVLDTFNKQDTTYTTVPANREITIRDLLTHTSGIGYPGIGGPEAVAIYAKGKISSGIGTPMGKLSETITALGKLPLVHQPGERFTYGLNTDVLGHLIEVVSGQPLNEFFRARIFEPLGMKDTWFYLPDEKENRLVKLYTEGQNKSLQAVPAQGRQAPDFPKVNGSYFSGGAGLSSTVYDYAVFLQMLLNNGEYNGRRLLSPTTVRLMTTNQIGDVNMGDNKFGLGFSITTEKGAAKLPVSEGTYDWGGIFGTTYWVDPEENVVALLYTNKFPNSYGDLSDKFRVLVYQAITDSKLAEE; translated from the coding sequence ATGCTATATAAATTTACCTTCACGCTGGCGCTTTGCCTGTGCCTCAGCACCACGTTTGCCCAGAAACCGAACCCGAGTGTTTTGCAGGAGGCGAAACCCGAGAAAGCGGGCATGAGCGCCGACAGGCTGCAACGCCTGGACCGGGTGCTGCAGGAGTATGTGGACAAAAACTACATACCCGGTGCCGTGGCGCTGATTGCCCGCGACGGGAAAATAGTTTACTATAAAAGTGTAGGGTTTGATGATGCGGAGGCAAAAACAAAACTGGACCGCGACGACATTTTCCGGATTGCCTCCCAAACCAAAGCCATCACCAGCGTAGGCGTGATGATGCTGTATGAGGAGGGAAAATTCCTGCTGGACGATCCCATCTCGAAATACATTCCCGCCTTCCGGAAGCCGCAGGTGCTGGACACCTTCAACAAGCAGGACACGACTTATACCACGGTGCCGGCGAACCGGGAAATCACCATCCGCGACCTGCTCACCCACACCTCCGGCATCGGGTACCCCGGCATCGGGGGCCCTGAGGCGGTAGCCATATATGCCAAGGGCAAGATATCGAGCGGCATCGGCACACCCATGGGCAAGCTGTCCGAGACTATCACGGCGCTTGGGAAGTTGCCGCTCGTACACCAGCCGGGCGAGCGTTTTACCTACGGTCTGAACACCGATGTGCTGGGGCACCTGATTGAAGTTGTTTCGGGGCAGCCGCTGAATGAGTTTTTCAGGGCGCGTATTTTCGAGCCGCTCGGCATGAAGGACACTTGGTTTTACCTGCCCGACGAAAAGGAGAACCGCCTGGTGAAGCTATATACCGAGGGGCAGAACAAGAGTCTGCAGGCTGTGCCTGCGCAGGGCAGGCAAGCACCTGATTTCCCGAAAGTGAACGGCTCCTATTTCTCCGGAGGGGCAGGGCTGTCTTCCACCGTATATGATTATGCCGTGTTCCTGCAGATGCTGCTGAACAACGGGGAGTACAATGGCCGCCGCCTGCTGAGCCCGACAACAGTGCGCCTGATGACGACTAACCAGATCGGAGACGTGAACATGGGGGATAATAAGTTCGGGCTGGGCTTCAGCATTACCACCGAAAAAGGCGCGGCCAAATTACCGGTTTCAGAGGGCACCTACGATTGGGGCGGCATTTTCGGCACCACCTACTGGGTAGACCCGGAAGAAAACGTGGTGGCCCTGCTTTACACCAACAAATTCCCGAACAGCTACGGCGACCTGAGCGATAAATTCCGGGTGCTGGTATACCAGGCGATTACAGACTCAAAGCTTGCTGAGGAGTAG
- a CDS encoding AI-2E family transporter: MIDKLPLTVRRSIELMGLFFLGWLIVLGKGILAPLLMAFFLGIMLLPIFRFFRSKRLPESLAIGISLLALILVLGLIIWFFSYQISNLVSDFPVIQKNVTQHLKALSAWIEDISPISTEEQTSFISEQSSKILSYAGNMLSGAALSITGIFVFLGLVPIYIFLLLFYKNLLLRFVFFWFPPENHEKVEGAMREMEVIIKSYLFGLLIQISYITVLLGGILMIVGIKHALLIGVIFAFLNLIPYVGALIGNIIGVLITLASSSELWPIVTVLGVIAAVQFLDNNILMPRIVGSKVKINALASIVGVIVAGEIAGVVGMFLSLPIIAVLKIIFDRTERFRQWGVLFGDERPSRSPMEVPALRQDDERVDRQLEQENKIEPTDRTKG; this comes from the coding sequence ATGATAGATAAATTACCGCTGACAGTAAGGAGATCGATTGAGCTGATGGGCCTTTTCTTCCTGGGCTGGCTCATTGTGCTGGGGAAGGGGATACTGGCCCCGTTGCTCATGGCTTTTTTCCTGGGCATCATGCTGCTGCCCATTTTTCGTTTTTTCAGGTCGAAGCGATTGCCGGAGTCGCTGGCGATTGGCATCAGCCTGCTGGCCCTTATCCTCGTGTTGGGACTCATTATCTGGTTTTTCTCCTATCAAATCAGCAACCTGGTGTCTGATTTCCCGGTTATCCAGAAAAACGTGACGCAGCACCTCAAGGCCCTCAGCGCCTGGATTGAAGACATCTCCCCGATATCCACCGAGGAGCAGACAAGCTTCATAAGCGAGCAAAGCAGCAAGATACTAAGCTATGCCGGCAACATGCTCAGCGGGGCGGCCCTGTCCATCACGGGCATATTTGTTTTCCTGGGTCTGGTGCCCATCTATATCTTTCTGCTGCTCTTCTACAAAAACCTCCTGCTGCGCTTTGTCTTTTTCTGGTTCCCACCCGAAAACCACGAGAAGGTGGAGGGAGCCATGCGCGAGATGGAAGTCATCATCAAAAGCTACCTCTTCGGCCTCCTGATCCAGATCAGCTATATCACCGTGCTGCTCGGCGGCATCCTGATGATTGTCGGCATCAAGCACGCGCTGCTGATCGGGGTGATATTCGCCTTTCTGAACCTGATCCCATACGTGGGCGCACTGATCGGCAACATCATCGGGGTGCTGATCACGCTGGCTTCCTCGTCGGAGCTTTGGCCCATCGTCACGGTGCTGGGCGTGATAGCGGCGGTGCAGTTCCTGGACAACAACATCCTCATGCCGCGCATTGTCGGTTCTAAAGTGAAGATAAATGCGCTGGCCTCCATTGTCGGGGTGATTGTGGCCGGGGAGATTGCGGGCGTGGTGGGAATGTTCCTGTCGCTGCCGATCATCGCCGTCCTCAAAATCATATTCGACCGGACGGAGCGGTTCAGGCAGTGGGGCGTCCTGTTCGGCGACGAGCGCCCTTCCCGCAGCCCGATGGAAGTGCCCGCCCTGCGGCAGGACGATGAACGGGTGGACCGGCAATTGGAGCAGGAAAACAAAATTGAACCAACAGACAGAACCAAAGGCTGA
- a CDS encoding DEAD/DEAH box helicase, which produces MTFEHLNLIEPILKALKTEGYTTPTPIQEKSIPLILQKRDILGCAQTGTGKTAAFSIPILQLLSESSAQQERGPRKIKALILTPTRELALQIADSLTAYGKHTNLKHTVIFGGVSQHPQTTALRAGIDILVATPGRLLDLMAQKYVHLSQIEMFVLDEADRMLDMGFINDVKKVLKVLPEKKQTLFFSATMAPEIKKLADTILVNPAQVEVTPVSSTAHTIKQAVYYVKKGDKKNLLIHLLKDGAIDRALVFTRTKHGADRVARDVSKAGVQAEAIHGNKSQNARVRALNNFKNSQTRVLVATDIAARGIDVDDLSHVINYELPNEPETYVHRIGRTGRAGASGVALSFCDGEETSYLVSIQKLISKSVPVIDNHPYPMTAKDFAEAASTAKQQKKGGGGGGRRPSGGGGRPAGGPRNGGGNSQGNRNAAPRSENRNRNSFAKSNY; this is translated from the coding sequence ATGACATTCGAGCATCTTAACCTCATTGAGCCAATCCTAAAAGCTCTTAAAACAGAAGGATACACGACCCCCACCCCCATCCAGGAAAAGTCCATACCGCTCATACTCCAGAAAAGAGACATCCTGGGTTGTGCCCAGACGGGAACCGGTAAAACGGCCGCCTTCTCTATTCCAATCCTGCAACTGCTGTCTGAGAGCAGCGCGCAGCAGGAGCGGGGACCACGCAAAATCAAAGCGCTCATCCTGACGCCGACACGCGAGCTTGCCCTGCAGATTGCCGACAGCCTGACAGCCTACGGAAAGCACACTAACCTGAAGCACACGGTCATTTTTGGAGGTGTTTCGCAGCACCCGCAAACCACTGCCTTGCGTGCCGGCATTGATATACTGGTGGCCACGCCGGGCCGTTTGCTCGACCTGATGGCACAGAAATATGTACACCTGAGCCAGATCGAGATGTTCGTGCTGGACGAGGCCGACCGCATGCTGGACATGGGCTTTATAAACGATGTGAAGAAGGTGCTGAAAGTGTTGCCGGAGAAAAAGCAGACGCTGTTCTTCTCGGCCACCATGGCCCCTGAAATCAAGAAACTGGCCGACACCATACTGGTGAACCCGGCGCAGGTGGAGGTGACACCGGTTTCTTCTACCGCCCACACCATCAAGCAGGCGGTGTATTATGTGAAGAAGGGGGATAAAAAGAACCTGCTCATTCACCTGCTGAAGGACGGCGCTATTGACCGCGCCCTGGTATTTACCCGCACCAAGCACGGCGCCGACCGCGTGGCCCGCGATGTGAGCAAGGCCGGTGTGCAGGCGGAGGCCATCCACGGTAACAAATCGCAGAATGCGCGTGTGCGTGCGCTCAACAACTTCAAGAACAGCCAGACGCGTGTGCTGGTGGCAACAGATATCGCCGCCCGCGGCATTGATGTGGACGACCTTTCGCACGTGATTAACTACGAGCTGCCGAACGAGCCGGAAACCTACGTTCACCGCATCGGGCGCACAGGCCGGGCGGGAGCCAGCGGCGTGGCCCTGTCGTTCTGCGACGGCGAAGAGACTTCTTACCTGGTGAGCATCCAGAAGCTGATCTCCAAATCAGTGCCTGTGATTGACAACCACCCGTACCCGATGACGGCCAAAGACTTCGCCGAGGCGGCCAGCACCGCAAAGCAGCAGAAAAAAGGCGGCGGCGGTGGAGGCAGGCGTCCTTCCGGTGGCGGTGGCAGACCAGCAGGCGGCCCGCGCAATGGTGGCGGCAACAGCCAGGGCAACCGCAACGCCGCGCCCCGAAGCGAGAACCGCAACCGAAACAGCTTCGCCAAGTCGAACTACTAA
- a CDS encoding fatty acid desaturase family protein: MSLKGKVKFVPKDKNLFFATLRKRVDKHFLENNIPKTATTAMVVKSVVLLSCYLLPFVALLAFQPAWPLSLLLWFVMGLGVAGIGMSVMHDANHGAFSSSKRVNTLMGHTLNLVGGSAFNWKLQHNILHHTYTNVVEMDEDIQDRLVLRFSPHTKVKFFHQLQWVYAFVFYGLLTLYWVVAKDFVQYGLFIKNGVNANSAAENRNWLLKLIAMKVLYFSVMLAAPTLLFGIPFLQVLLGFLLMHFVAGIILTVVFQLAHTVEGTSHPRPDANGNIENDWAIHQMNTTVNFSRNSRLLSWYVGGLNFQIEHHLFPRVCHVHYPAIACIVKETAAEFNIPYLENETFGQAVRSHIATLHRFGRFRLPDMNDAIG; the protein is encoded by the coding sequence ATGAGTCTTAAAGGCAAAGTTAAATTCGTACCCAAAGATAAAAATCTCTTCTTCGCCACCCTGCGCAAGCGCGTAGACAAGCACTTCTTAGAGAACAATATCCCCAAAACCGCTACCACGGCAATGGTCGTGAAAAGCGTCGTGCTGCTGAGCTGTTATTTGTTGCCTTTTGTCGCACTTCTGGCTTTTCAGCCGGCATGGCCGTTGAGCCTGCTGCTTTGGTTTGTAATGGGCCTGGGCGTGGCCGGTATCGGGATGAGCGTGATGCACGACGCCAACCACGGGGCCTTTTCGAGCAGCAAGCGCGTCAATACCCTGATGGGACACACCCTGAACCTGGTGGGCGGCTCCGCCTTTAACTGGAAACTGCAGCACAACATCCTGCACCACACCTACACCAACGTGGTGGAGATGGACGAGGACATACAGGACAGGCTGGTGCTGCGCTTCTCACCACATACCAAGGTTAAGTTTTTTCATCAGTTGCAGTGGGTGTATGCCTTCGTTTTTTACGGGCTGCTCACGCTATACTGGGTGGTGGCGAAGGATTTTGTGCAGTATGGCCTGTTTATCAAAAACGGGGTGAACGCCAACTCTGCTGCTGAAAACAGAAACTGGCTCCTGAAGCTCATCGCCATGAAGGTGCTTTACTTTTCGGTGATGCTCGCGGCGCCTACGCTGCTGTTCGGAATCCCGTTCCTGCAGGTGCTGCTGGGCTTCCTGCTGATGCACTTCGTGGCGGGCATCATTCTGACGGTGGTGTTCCAACTGGCCCACACCGTGGAGGGCACGAGCCACCCGAGGCCGGATGCGAACGGCAACATCGAGAACGACTGGGCCATCCACCAGATGAACACGACCGTCAACTTCTCGCGCAACAGCAGGCTGCTCTCGTGGTACGTGGGCGGGCTGAATTTCCAGATAGAGCACCACCTGTTTCCGCGCGTATGCCACGTACACTACCCCGCCATCGCTTGCATCGTGAAAGAAACGGCCGCCGAGTTCAATATACCTTACCTGGAGAATGAGACGTTCGGGCAGGCTGTCCGCTCCCATATCGCCACCCTGCACCGCTTCGGGAGGTTTCGGCTACCCGACATGAACGACGCCATTGGCTAG
- a CDS encoding NAD(P)-dependent oxidoreductase gives MRIAIIGASGNIGSRITQEALSRGHDVTAIVRNPEKVTEESVSLTVKEGDVLDVAEMASLLKGHDAVVVSYSPGWEPGTDFSQHVEVAQKVLQATKEAGVKRILNVGGAGSLYADPEHGIQLVDTEEFPEAWRGGAAAQRDSLEVYKQEQELDWTFLSPAIVIEPGERTGKFRYNTDSPVFDERGESRISRQDFAVAVLNELEEPHYIRQRFTVGY, from the coding sequence ATGAGAATAGCCATTATAGGTGCCAGCGGAAACATCGGCTCCAGAATTACCCAGGAGGCCCTGAGCAGGGGGCATGACGTCACGGCCATTGTCCGCAACCCGGAGAAGGTGACGGAGGAAAGCGTGAGCCTGACCGTGAAGGAGGGCGATGTGCTGGATGTGGCCGAAATGGCCAGCCTGCTGAAGGGCCACGATGCCGTGGTGGTGTCGTACAGTCCGGGCTGGGAGCCGGGCACCGACTTCAGCCAGCACGTGGAGGTGGCCCAGAAGGTGCTGCAGGCCACGAAAGAGGCCGGCGTAAAGCGTATACTGAACGTGGGCGGCGCAGGCAGTCTGTACGCTGACCCCGAGCACGGCATTCAACTGGTGGACACGGAGGAGTTTCCGGAGGCCTGGAGAGGCGGCGCGGCCGCCCAGCGCGACTCGCTGGAGGTATATAAGCAAGAGCAGGAACTGGACTGGACCTTCCTGAGCCCCGCCATTGTCATTGAGCCGGGCGAGCGCACCGGCAAGTTCCGCTACAACACCGACAGCCCCGTGTTTGACGAGCGGGGTGAAAGCAGGATATCGCGGCAGGACTTTGCCGTGGCTGTGCTGAACGAGTTGGAAGAGCCGCACTACATCCGGCAGCGCTTCACGGTGGGGTACTAA